A genomic window from Nosocomiicoccus massiliensis includes:
- a CDS encoding aldehyde dehydrogenase family protein yields the protein MKYDKIYIDGEWVKPSTSDVIEVENPATEEIFTTVAKANSEDVDKAVEAAARAFKSFNETSYEERQKYVEEILNGIKERQEDFEKVIRQELGSSYNYTKSAQVEQVIKEMTLALENADKVKFTEHHDGFDLVREGVGVVAAVTPWNFPLNQIQRKLTCLLLAGATVVLKPSTKTPVSAFLLAEVIDKTSLPKGVFNIVPGSGSEVGDALTGHEKVDMISFTGSTKVGRGIYEQAKSNIKNIHLELGGKSPNILLPKGDAKRAVKQSMDAIINNAGQACSALTRLIIPESRLEEVEGYVKQYVEENVRVGNPEDENNTIGPVVSKEAQDRVYDYIDSGKQEATLLIGGGRVESEDKGYYVEPTVFTKVDNKTKIAQEEIFGPVLSIITYNDVDEAIEIANDTTYGLYGAVFGENDEEAYDVAKKLRTGSIIINGAARNPAAPFGGYKQSGIGKEIGWIGIEEYTETKVLFKE from the coding sequence ATGAAATACGACAAAATATATATTGACGGCGAGTGGGTCAAACCATCAACGTCTGACGTGATTGAAGTTGAGAATCCAGCGACAGAAGAAATTTTTACAACGGTTGCTAAAGCAAATAGTGAAGACGTCGATAAAGCAGTCGAAGCAGCAGCACGTGCATTTAAAAGCTTCAATGAAACGTCTTATGAAGAGCGTCAAAAATACGTTGAAGAAATTTTAAACGGTATTAAAGAGAGACAAGAAGATTTTGAGAAAGTCATTCGACAAGAATTAGGAAGTTCATATAACTACACGAAATCAGCTCAGGTGGAACAAGTAATCAAAGAGATGACACTCGCACTTGAAAACGCGGATAAAGTAAAATTTACTGAACATCATGATGGATTTGATTTAGTGCGTGAAGGTGTAGGTGTTGTAGCAGCAGTAACACCATGGAACTTCCCACTGAATCAGATTCAAAGAAAACTTACATGTCTTTTACTCGCTGGTGCCACAGTCGTACTAAAACCGAGTACGAAAACTCCAGTTTCAGCATTTTTACTTGCTGAAGTGATAGATAAAACAAGCCTTCCAAAAGGTGTATTTAATATCGTCCCTGGGTCTGGTAGTGAAGTTGGAGATGCGTTAACTGGACATGAAAAAGTTGATATGATTTCATTTACTGGATCTACTAAAGTAGGTCGAGGCATTTATGAACAAGCAAAAAGTAATATTAAAAACATACACTTAGAACTCGGAGGAAAATCACCGAACATTTTACTTCCTAAAGGTGATGCTAAAAGAGCAGTAAAACAATCGATGGACGCGATTATTAACAACGCAGGACAAGCGTGTTCAGCACTTACGCGTTTAATCATCCCAGAATCTCGACTCGAAGAAGTTGAAGGATATGTTAAACAATATGTCGAAGAAAACGTACGTGTTGGAAATCCTGAAGATGAAAACAATACGATTGGACCAGTCGTCTCTAAAGAAGCTCAAGACCGCGTGTATGACTATATCGACAGCGGTAAACAAGAAGCGACGTTACTAATCGGTGGCGGTAGAGTAGAAAGTGAAGACAAAGGATATTACGTCGAACCGACGGTATTTACGAAAGTCGATAACAAGACTAAAATCGCCCAAGAAGAAATATTTGGACCAGTTTTATCGATTATCACTTATAACGATGTCGATGAAGCGATAGAAATCGCAAATGATACGACGTACGGGTTATATGGTGCAGTATTTGGTGAAAATGACGAAGAAGCATATGACGTTGCCAAAAAATTACGCACAGGTAGTATCATTATAAACGGTGCAGCAAGAAATCCAGCCGCACCATTCGGTGGTTATAAACAGTCTGGTATCGGTAAAGAAATCGGTTGGATTGGTATCGAAGAATATACAGAAACAAAAGTGTTATTTAAGGAGTAA
- a CDS encoding class I SAM-dependent methyltransferase, producing MELSNLEKIYEALVNKTDDIHEHTGLSRIESLSQALLEVDVTGTKIEKRKAFQFAYLKQLKEEQVQPNHQLTPDVIGYTIGYIGNVLNENSSGSVLDVGSGSGHLSMTLSELNSELQLNGVEIDPTLAELNANLCEFLETHMKIYPQNIIEQNFIEPVDLVVGDLPVGFYPVEVEGYTTAFKEGKSFAHLLMIEAGMNKAKEDGIGIFTVPSNILTENQETFKTYIKEDVTLLMFLNLPKTIFKDEKSQKSLIVLKKGHVALNNKDVLIGDIPDFKDKDSMKQFLSTVEAWQK from the coding sequence ATGGAACTCAGTAATTTAGAAAAAATATACGAAGCATTAGTAAATAAAACAGATGATATTCATGAACATACTGGCTTATCGCGAATAGAATCATTGTCTCAAGCATTATTAGAAGTAGACGTAACAGGTACAAAAATAGAGAAGCGAAAAGCATTTCAGTTTGCTTATTTAAAGCAGTTAAAAGAAGAGCAAGTACAACCGAACCATCAACTGACTCCAGACGTCATCGGGTACACAATCGGGTATATCGGTAACGTACTAAATGAAAATAGTAGCGGTTCGGTGTTAGATGTCGGGAGTGGATCTGGCCATTTATCGATGACGTTAAGTGAGTTAAATTCAGAATTACAGTTAAACGGTGTCGAAATCGATCCGACGCTCGCTGAATTAAATGCAAATCTATGTGAGTTTTTAGAGACACATATGAAGATATATCCACAAAATATTATCGAACAAAACTTTATCGAGCCAGTTGATTTAGTCGTTGGAGATTTACCCGTCGGTTTTTATCCGGTAGAGGTTGAAGGGTATACGACAGCGTTTAAAGAAGGTAAAAGCTTTGCGCATCTTTTAATGATTGAAGCGGGGATGAATAAAGCAAAAGAAGACGGAATCGGTATTTTTACAGTACCTTCTAACATCTTAACCGAAAATCAAGAAACGTTTAAAACGTATATAAAAGAAGATGTGACGTTACTCATGTTCTTAAACTTACCGAAGACTATTTTTAAAGACGAAAAAAGTCAAAAGTCGTTAATCGTTCTGAAAAAAGGGCACGTGGCATTAAATAATAAAGATGTTTTAATCGGAGATATCCCTGATTTTAAAGACAAAGACAGTATGAAACAATTTTTATCAACAGTTGAAGCGTGGCAAAAATAA
- the tpx gene encoding thiol peroxidase, with product MTTITFGGNEVKLDGKAVEVGQHIDSFNVVNSELKDVEPLKEYAGTKKLISVVPSLDTGVCQVQTKTFYNKAADVENTQLITISNDLPFAQKRFCADEGIENAVTFSDHKDLSFAKQFGTLMPHLRLQARSVFVLDEDDNVVYVEYVPEGTNEPDYDKAIDALKNI from the coding sequence ATGACGACAATTACTTTTGGTGGAAATGAAGTTAAATTAGACGGAAAAGCTGTTGAAGTTGGTCAACATATCGATAGTTTTAATGTCGTGAATAGCGAATTAAAAGATGTAGAACCGTTAAAAGAATATGCAGGTACAAAAAAGCTGATTAGTGTTGTACCATCTCTTGATACAGGAGTTTGCCAAGTTCAAACGAAAACATTTTATAATAAAGCAGCAGATGTTGAAAACACACAGTTAATTACAATTTCAAACGACTTACCATTCGCTCAAAAACGTTTTTGTGCAGATGAAGGTATCGAAAATGCAGTAACTTTTTCAGATCATAAAGATCTATCATTTGCGAAACAATTCGGTACGCTAATGCCACATTTACGTTTACAAGCGAGAAGTGTATTCGTATTAGACGAAGACGATAATGTTGTCTACGTAGAATACGTACCTGAAGGAACAAACGAACCAGATTATGACAAAGCAATTGACGCTTTAAAAAATATTTAA
- a CDS encoding RDD family protein, which yields MKRETVFLQKEMGYPVADTLIRLLAYIVDLIVLWSVRQIAIIPILTMLGVMNQNVIFDAIPIRSIVVAVVFFLYFVLMTYFFGQTLGKMIFGIRVVSSKGYELTFAQVLYRELIGRYITQALLNLPYLMILFNENRMGLHDFIGDTLVVNRKEVEYTVDVETNRKEGLV from the coding sequence ATGAAAAGAGAAACAGTGTTCTTGCAAAAAGAAATGGGTTACCCTGTTGCAGATACGTTAATACGTCTCCTCGCATATATCGTTGATCTCATCGTCTTATGGTCGGTACGCCAAATCGCAATTATTCCGATTTTAACGATGCTAGGCGTCATGAATCAAAATGTTATTTTTGATGCAATTCCAATACGCAGCATTGTCGTAGCGGTCGTATTTTTCCTTTACTTCGTTTTAATGACATATTTCTTTGGCCAAACGTTAGGAAAAATGATTTTCGGTATTCGTGTTGTTTCAAGTAAAGGGTACGAGTTAACATTTGCTCAAGTATTATATCGAGAACTTATCGGTCGATATATTACGCAAGCATTATTAAACTTACCGTACTTAATGATTTTATTTAACGAAAATCGAATGGGACTTCATGATTTTATCGGAGACACATTAGTTGTAAACAGAAAAGAGGTTGAATATACTGTGGATGTAGAGACTAATAGAAAAGAAGGGCTGGTTTAA
- the sppA gene encoding signal peptide peptidase SppA has protein sequence MKRTIALVAAIALLISGVVMSVFNVFQKDQFEDLFSSLADDSPVSVIEEGDPSNRIAVISVDGVIQDTPQGSGLFSGVAGYNHRLTVDALKEIIEDDSVKAILLDVNSPGGGVFESAEVYKYLKIAKDKGKIIYSSMGNMAASGGYYVSAPANKIYASNETITGSIGVIMQSIDYSELAEKYGVKFNTYTSGDMKDMLSGAKTPSKEEKEYVQHMVDTMFDEFVKVVAEGRNMSEEEVRKLADGRVYLGSDAIKNGLVDEIGYFDDTLADLKEEIGSDNPQVYTYGYGSGRFSMFNFNGPSIVKQLFNDSDALIVENLINKRQGPKPMYLYDE, from the coding sequence ATGAAACGAACGATTGCATTAGTCGCAGCAATTGCCTTACTGATTTCAGGCGTTGTAATGAGCGTATTTAATGTATTCCAAAAAGATCAATTTGAAGACTTATTTAGTAGTCTTGCAGATGATTCACCTGTTAGCGTTATTGAAGAAGGTGACCCGTCAAATAGAATCGCGGTCATTAGTGTAGACGGCGTCATTCAAGATACACCGCAAGGTAGCGGATTATTTTCTGGAGTAGCGGGTTATAATCATCGTTTAACAGTTGATGCTTTAAAAGAAATTATTGAAGATGATTCAGTGAAAGCAATTTTACTCGACGTAAATTCACCAGGTGGTGGAGTATTTGAAAGTGCTGAAGTGTACAAGTACTTAAAAATCGCAAAAGATAAAGGGAAAATTATCTACAGCTCAATGGGTAACATGGCAGCAAGTGGTGGATATTATGTCTCAGCACCTGCAAATAAAATTTACGCAAGTAACGAAACTATTACGGGTTCTATCGGCGTAATTATGCAAAGTATCGATTACAGTGAGCTTGCTGAAAAATACGGCGTAAAGTTTAACACATATACATCAGGCGATATGAAAGACATGTTATCAGGAGCAAAAACTCCATCTAAAGAAGAAAAAGAATACGTTCAGCACATGGTAGATACGATGTTTGATGAGTTCGTAAAAGTTGTTGCTGAAGGGCGTAACATGAGTGAAGAAGAAGTACGTAAATTAGCAGATGGACGTGTATATCTTGGAAGTGATGCCATTAAAAACGGACTTGTAGATGAGATTGGATACTTTGATGACACGCTCGCTGATTTAAAAGAAGAGATTGGTTCAGACAATCCACAGGTTTATACGTATGGTTATGGTTCAGGTCGTTTTTCAATGTTCAATTTTAACGGACCGAGCATCGTGAAACAATTATTTAACGATTCAGATGCGTTAATCGTTGAAAACTTAATCAATAAACGCCAAGGTCCAAAACCGATGTACTTATATGATGAGTAA
- the thiI gene encoding tRNA uracil 4-sulfurtransferase ThiI has translation MKYDLLLVRYGELTLKKKNRKMFIGKLVSQIERALEGLDIVIRANRDRMYIDLENEDAYEVINRLKHVNGILSMSPIIRLEKTDEAMKENALLLESTFKEGDTFKVEVKRIDKAYHLKTHEIQQLIGGHVVKETNRSVNIKHPDHTIMIEIRYDGIYMYSEVYDGVGGLPLGTGGKTVLMLSGGIDSPVAGFEIMRRGVEIEAIHFFSPPYTSEQSLEKVKTLVDIMADKTGVDIKMHIVPFTNIQTTIYDKIPDGYSMTTTRRIMLIIAERLARKIGAEAVVNGENIGQVASQTLTSMNTINAVTNFPVLRPLLTYEKNEIIQKAVNYGTYETSILPFEDCCTIFKPKQPKTSPNLDTVIKYESNVDFEPLIEDALNQITTYTSKNEQESTEFEDLL, from the coding sequence TTGAAATATGATTTACTACTTGTTCGTTACGGCGAACTTACGTTAAAAAAGAAAAATAGAAAGATGTTTATCGGTAAATTAGTGTCGCAAATCGAACGTGCTTTAGAAGGACTTGACATCGTTATTCGTGCGAATAGAGATAGAATGTACATCGATCTAGAAAATGAAGATGCATATGAAGTCATCAATCGATTAAAACATGTGAACGGTATATTAAGCATGTCGCCAATTATTCGTCTTGAAAAAACGGATGAAGCGATGAAAGAAAATGCATTACTATTAGAGTCAACATTTAAAGAGGGCGATACATTTAAAGTTGAAGTAAAACGTATCGACAAAGCGTACCATTTAAAGACACATGAAATTCAGCAGTTAATCGGTGGTCACGTCGTAAAAGAAACAAATCGATCAGTGAATATAAAACATCCAGATCATACGATTATGATAGAAATTCGTTATGACGGAATTTATATGTACAGTGAAGTGTATGACGGGGTCGGTGGATTACCACTTGGAACAGGTGGTAAAACTGTTTTAATGCTTTCTGGTGGAATCGATAGCCCAGTCGCTGGATTTGAGATTATGCGTAGAGGTGTTGAAATTGAAGCAATTCACTTTTTCTCTCCACCGTATACGAGTGAGCAGTCGTTAGAAAAGGTAAAAACACTTGTAGATATTATGGCAGATAAAACCGGTGTCGATATTAAAATGCATATCGTACCATTTACAAATATTCAAACGACTATTTACGATAAAATACCTGATGGATATTCGATGACGACAACGAGACGTATTATGTTAATCATCGCAGAACGTCTCGCACGTAAAATCGGTGCGGAAGCGGTCGTAAATGGAGAGAATATTGGACAAGTTGCATCGCAAACATTAACGAGTATGAATACGATTAATGCAGTGACAAATTTCCCAGTACTACGACCATTACTCACATATGAAAAGAATGAAATTATACAAAAAGCTGTGAATTACGGTACGTATGAAACTTCAATATTACCGTTTGAAGATTGTTGTACAATCTTTAAACCAAAACAACCGAAGACATCACCAAATTTAGATACGGTCATAAAATATGAATCTAATGTCGACTTTGAACCACTCATCGAAGATGCGTTAAATCAAATCACAACATACACATCAAAAAACGAACAAGAATCTACAGAATTTGAGGATTTACTGTAA
- a CDS encoding cysteine desulfurase family protein: MIYFDNAATTRPLDDVLQTYDTVNRKYFYNTASLSKGGQEARKLLEASRTQIKQLFKLNDYDLLFTSGATESNNIVIQSVIKKKKQFGRTVLVSELEHPSVIEVLRHIDGIELVFIDTTPEGIIDIKDLQEKMSDDVIFVSVIAVNNIIGSIQPIEKIVDVIKQYNRAFLHVDATQAVGKVNIDYHGVDAVSFSAHKFYGVKGVGGLFVKNIAQLNPVMYGGGHEYNVRSGTVNLPGIASTAKALRLSFETMEDTYNKLNSFNDKIREALRQNEGVYIQPKHVPHYINLSITGAKGEVIVNALSKRDIYVSTTSACASQRNAPNETLIAMGNPLRVIEGSIRLTMGQYTTESEIDTFIKVFDEIYKELGDVIVEI, translated from the coding sequence TTGATTTATTTTGACAACGCAGCAACGACACGTCCATTAGACGACGTCTTACAGACGTATGACACGGTAAATCGAAAATATTTTTATAATACAGCAAGTTTAAGTAAAGGTGGACAAGAAGCGAGAAAGCTTCTTGAAGCTTCTAGAACACAGATCAAGCAACTATTTAAATTAAATGATTACGACTTACTATTTACTTCTGGAGCCACAGAAAGTAATAACATCGTGATTCAAAGCGTCATTAAAAAGAAAAAACAATTCGGTCGAACGGTGCTCGTTTCAGAACTTGAACATCCGAGTGTTATCGAAGTACTGAGACATATTGATGGGATCGAATTAGTATTTATTGATACGACACCGGAGGGAATCATTGATATCAAAGATTTACAAGAAAAGATGTCGGATGATGTAATCTTTGTATCGGTTATTGCAGTTAACAATATTATCGGGAGTATTCAACCGATCGAGAAAATTGTTGACGTCATCAAGCAATATAACAGAGCATTTTTACATGTCGATGCAACCCAAGCTGTCGGTAAGGTAAATATCGATTATCACGGGGTGGATGCTGTGTCGTTTTCAGCGCATAAGTTTTATGGCGTTAAAGGTGTAGGTGGATTATTTGTTAAAAATATTGCGCAGTTAAATCCAGTGATGTACGGTGGCGGACATGAATATAACGTGAGAAGTGGTACGGTAAACTTACCTGGTATCGCGTCTACTGCGAAAGCACTACGTTTATCTTTTGAAACGATGGAAGATACGTATAATAAGTTGAATTCGTTTAACGATAAAATACGTGAGGCGCTTCGACAAAATGAAGGGGTATATATCCAGCCTAAACATGTACCACATTATATTAACCTGTCGATTACAGGTGCTAAAGGTGAAGTTATTGTGAACGCACTGAGTAAACGTGATATTTATGTATCTACAACGAGTGCATGTGCGTCACAACGTAACGCACCGAACGAAACACTCATCGCGATGGGAAATCCGTTACGTGTGATTGAAGGAAGTATCCGTCTTACGATGGGACAGTATACGACTGAAAGTGAAATAGATACGTTTATAAAAGTATTTGATGAAATATATAAAGAATTAGGAGATGTCATCGTTGAAATATGA
- a CDS encoding septation ring formation regulator EzrA, which yields MWVYILIGLIILVIIVIGLLLFLRKSKLEEVQKEEARLQDVIQLPFHLDLEKLKTYNLHGEAKELYEHLDERWKDALSNNKTHAESNFKAANENLKKFKFSDSKKNEDNAVQHIGNIETTYDALTVEINDFMKQNDESKELYEESVTLQREANRDVLADGHKFGDSRKPLESLINSYEPELEKYNTLIDEGNYNNAHDHIVEIHEELTNLKESMEKIPALIKEVQKDLPTQFQEVRYGCRELRLDGYDLEHIKVDTTLSRLRTELNLIEPKIAKLELEEAEEDLERIHSELDDMYDLIEHEVEAKIKFDDLRDKVSDMLFKAKDTNMSLRTEINFIKDAYYINDREIQTIHKYEYEIEDLVTMYADIESEVNKNTTRYSQIIDNLEHIDHTIEDINDKQEDVLDYLQSLKYDEEEAIDNTNLIDDKKEEVMHRLTTSNLVRIPEQFIVMKHELDNEVKEIDRYLERRPLNVRYIKEKVDKAVILLNNFEQEAYEVIHDSELSELIIQYANRYRKDNSTLDGEIEEATRLFNENRYKRALQIAEHALREVDEDAVKRIIDSYENR from the coding sequence ATGTGGGTTTACATTTTAATTGGACTGATTATCCTTGTTATTATAGTAATCGGATTACTGTTGTTTTTAAGAAAATCAAAACTTGAAGAAGTACAGAAAGAAGAAGCACGATTACAAGATGTAATTCAATTACCATTTCATTTAGATTTAGAAAAATTAAAAACATACAATCTACATGGAGAGGCAAAAGAATTATACGAACACTTGGATGAGAGATGGAAAGATGCGTTATCCAACAATAAGACGCATGCAGAAAGCAATTTTAAAGCTGCAAATGAAAATTTAAAGAAATTTAAATTTAGTGATAGTAAAAAGAACGAAGATAATGCCGTTCAACATATCGGTAATATCGAGACTACATATGATGCGTTAACAGTTGAAATTAACGACTTTATGAAACAAAATGATGAGAGCAAAGAGTTATATGAAGAGTCGGTTACGCTTCAAAGAGAAGCAAACCGTGACGTTTTAGCAGATGGCCATAAATTCGGTGACTCGAGAAAACCATTAGAATCGTTAATCAACTCATATGAACCAGAACTAGAGAAGTACAACACACTCATCGATGAGGGGAATTACAATAACGCACACGATCATATCGTAGAAATTCACGAAGAACTTACGAATTTAAAAGAGAGTATGGAGAAAATCCCTGCGCTTATTAAAGAAGTTCAAAAAGACTTACCAACACAATTTCAAGAAGTCCGTTATGGTTGTAGAGAGTTAAGATTAGACGGATATGATTTAGAGCATATCAAAGTCGATACGACGCTATCACGCTTACGTACAGAATTAAATTTAATCGAGCCTAAAATTGCAAAACTAGAATTAGAAGAAGCAGAAGAAGATTTAGAACGTATTCACAGCGAACTCGATGATATGTATGACTTAATTGAACACGAAGTCGAAGCGAAAATTAAGTTCGATGATTTACGTGACAAAGTGAGTGATATGCTGTTTAAAGCGAAAGACACAAACATGTCATTACGTACTGAAATTAACTTTATTAAAGATGCATATTATATTAACGATAGAGAAATTCAAACAATTCATAAATATGAATACGAAATCGAAGATCTCGTTACGATGTATGCAGATATTGAGTCTGAAGTTAATAAAAATACGACGCGCTATAGTCAGATTATCGATAACTTAGAACACATCGATCATACGATTGAAGATATTAATGACAAGCAAGAAGATGTACTAGATTACTTACAGTCGTTAAAATACGATGAAGAGGAAGCAATCGATAATACGAACTTAATCGATGACAAAAAAGAAGAAGTCATGCATAGATTAACGACGTCAAACCTCGTGAGAATTCCAGAGCAGTTTATCGTTATGAAGCATGAACTCGATAACGAAGTGAAAGAAATCGATAGATATCTTGAACGTCGTCCGTTAAATGTACGTTATATTAAAGAAAAAGTCGATAAAGCAGTCATTTTATTAAACAACTTCGAGCAAGAAGCGTATGAAGTCATTCACGACTCTGAACTGTCTGAGTTAATTATTCAATACGCAAACCGTTATCGTAAAGATAACAGTACATTAGATGGTGAAATTGAAGAAGCGACGCGTTTATTCAATGAAAATAGATATAAACGTGCACTTCAAATTGCAGAACATGCATTACGAGAAGTTGATGAAGATGCAGTAAAGCGTATCATCGACTCATATGAAAACAGATAA
- a CDS encoding GAF domain-containing protein encodes MFDDIQLKNYSELHGALDALLEENLNITANLANASALLNHFLKDINWVGFYLYDEQLEKLVLGPFQGKPACTTIEVGKGVCGTAYRGNDVFIVDNVEEFPGHIACDARSKSEIVLPIYKDDKGIGVLDIDAPIYERFDEEDRVGLIEVVEIIKKYL; translated from the coding sequence ATGTTTGATGATATTCAGCTTAAAAACTATTCAGAACTACACGGAGCACTCGATGCATTACTTGAGGAAAACTTAAACATAACTGCTAATTTGGCAAATGCTTCTGCACTACTTAACCACTTTCTAAAAGATATTAACTGGGTCGGGTTTTATTTATACGATGAACAATTAGAAAAACTCGTCCTTGGTCCGTTCCAAGGAAAACCTGCATGTACGACTATTGAAGTTGGTAAAGGTGTTTGTGGAACTGCTTATAGAGGTAACGACGTATTTATCGTTGATAACGTCGAAGAATTCCCAGGCCATATCGCGTGTGACGCTCGTAGTAAATCAGAAATCGTATTACCGATCTATAAAGACGATAAAGGAATCGGAGTGTTAGATATCGATGCACCGATTTATGAACGATTCGATGAAGAAGACCGCGTTGGTTTAATCGAAGTCGTAGAGATAATTAAAAAGTATTTATAA
- the rpsD gene encoding 30S ribosomal protein S4, translating into MARYTGSTWKKSRRLGISLSGTGKELEKRPYAPGQHGPNQRVKLSEYGLQLKEKQKLRYMHGINERQFRTLFDRAGKMPGIHGENFMILLASRLDNVVLRLGLAKTQRQARQLVNHGHITVNGKVLDIPSYQLSPGETVAVREKSQKLNIIEEAIEFNNFVPEYLNFDADKLEGTFVRQPERSELSAEINEQLIVEYYSR; encoded by the coding sequence ATGGCTCGTTATACAGGATCGACTTGGAAGAAGTCACGTCGCCTAGGTATTTCATTATCAGGCACAGGTAAAGAATTAGAAAAGCGTCCATACGCTCCAGGTCAACATGGACCAAACCAAAGAGTTAAACTCTCAGAATACGGTTTACAATTAAAAGAGAAGCAAAAGCTTCGTTACATGCATGGAATTAACGAACGTCAATTCCGTACATTATTCGATCGTGCAGGTAAAATGCCTGGAATTCACGGTGAAAACTTCATGATCTTACTTGCTTCACGTTTAGACAACGTAGTATTACGTTTAGGTTTAGCTAAAACACAACGTCAAGCACGTCAATTAGTAAACCACGGACACATCACTGTTAACGGTAAAGTATTAGACATCCCGTCTTACCAACTTTCACCAGGTGAAACAGTTGCTGTACGTGAAAAATCACAAAAATTAAACATCATCGAAGAAGCTATCGAATTCAACAACTTTGTTCCTGAATATCTAAACTTTGACGCTGATAAACTAGAAGGTACATTCGTACGTCAACCAGAGCGTAGCGAATTATCAGCTGAAATCAACGAACAATTAATCGTTGAGTACTACTCAAGATAA
- a CDS encoding Panacea domain-containing protein: MSKLNDFANYMIESHRNITSSQLNSELKLQKLLYFAQRESLAYTGDVLFDNEFEGWEHGPVLKDIRYYFDENYSISNQESTLTETEKFIIDSVVHKYAKYDAWYLRNLSHEEYSWIKSREGLKPHESGNKVLAVSDIKKDAEKVKVFDSLYGVYIDEHEDAKGYSFGL; encoded by the coding sequence ATGTCTAAGCTTAATGATTTTGCGAATTATATGATCGAGTCACATAGAAACATTACTTCTTCTCAATTAAATAGTGAACTAAAACTGCAGAAGTTATTGTATTTTGCACAACGAGAAAGTTTAGCATATACAGGAGATGTACTTTTCGATAATGAATTTGAAGGTTGGGAGCATGGACCTGTTCTAAAAGATATTAGATATTATTTTGATGAGAACTATTCTATTAGTAATCAAGAGTCCACTCTAACTGAAACTGAAAAATTTATCATTGATAGTGTTGTCCACAAGTATGCTAAATACGATGCTTGGTACCTAAGAAATTTAAGTCATGAAGAATACTCTTGGATTAAATCTAGAGAAGGGCTTAAGCCTCATGAATCAGGGAATAAAGTTTTAGCAGTATCTGATATAAAAAAAGATGCAGAGAAAGTTAAGGTTTTTGATTCCTTGTACGGAGTATATATTGATGAACATGAAGATGCAAAAGGGTATAGTTTTGGACTATAG
- a CDS encoding helix-turn-helix domain-containing protein — translation MNPIEEVEHMIKQLIEDENVSGYRIQKDTGVSSSNFNAIRRGERDYKNLTFEVIIKLYNYAKNHGY, via the coding sequence ATGAATCCTATTGAAGAAGTTGAACATATGATAAAACAATTAATTGAGGATGAGAATGTATCTGGCTATAGAATTCAAAAAGATACTGGTGTTTCATCTAGCAATTTTAACGCAATCAGAAGAGGAGAAAGAGACTATAAAAACCTCACATTTGAGGTAATTATAAAATTATATAATTACGCAAAAAACCATGGATATTAA
- a CDS encoding zinc ribbon domain-containing protein YjdM — MSTTLPACPSCNQEYTYEDGQLYICPMCGHEWTKDSQLEFEESQLVRDAHGTVLNDGDSITVIKDLKVKGSSDSIKKGTNIKSIRLIEPEDGHDIECKIPGFGQMKLKSEFVKKI, encoded by the coding sequence ATGAGTACAACATTACCTGCTTGTCCAAGTTGTAATCAGGAGTATACATATGAGGATGGTCAATTGTATATTTGTCCGATGTGCGGTCACGAGTGGACGAAGGATTCTCAACTTGAGTTTGAGGAATCTCAACTCGTTCGTGATGCTCATGGAACGGTTTTAAACGATGGTGATTCAATCACTGTGATTAAAGATCTAAAAGTTAAAGGTTCTTCTGATTCAATTAAAAAAGGAACAAATATTAAGAGTATTAGACTAATAGAACCTGAGGATGGACATGATATTGAATGTAAGATTCCTGGCTTTGGTCAGATGAAGCTAAAATCAGAATTTGTAAAGAAGATATAA